The DNA sequence TAATTAGAATGAAAAAAGAGGATTTATGGCATAACCTCTTTTTACATCATTATGAATTCGAACAATTCTAAATCAAATGATTCAAAAATACTTGAAATTCTAACTACTAGTAATTTAGACTACTCAACTGAAATAGATCGTTTTTTAAAGTCAGAATAATTTCTTGAAATATCCAACTTTAAACATTGCCAATATCGCTAGTTTCACGCAAGTCACCATCAGGAAGAATCTCTATTTGTCTAACGAAGATTTCCCCATCTTTAATTCCATGTAAATGAATTAAACCTAAACCTGGATCCTTTTCAAAATGTAAACAAATTTCAAAATCGTTAAGATGTAACCTATAATGGTGATTATCCTTAATTTCCATATTAGTTCAAAAAACCTCCAAAATTTTGATATTTTTTTGAACGAAGTGTATTCAAAATTCTAGCATCTACATCATTCCAATCATAAAGGAAATTTTCGTTAAAACATACATTGACATATTCTTGTAATACTTTTTTACCTAATCGGTATCTAGGGTTATTTTCATCATTTCTACCATTTGCTAGTAATGCACCAACTAATTCTTTATTGGTAGGTTTATGTCAAATAACCAAGTAATTTTATCACCATCAAACAATCTACCTTTTGAGAAAGTAATTGTTTCAGGCATTTGTTCAGTTAGAGACACACTATATCATAGGTAGGGATATTTATATAATGAAAACTTTACATATATGTAATGAAAGCTGATATATCAATATCTGATAGCACATTAATTGATTTTTTAGAATTGATATTAGAAAACGGTCCACAGACAGCCTATGCTATGAGAGAAATAGCAGGAAAATCATATGGAACAACTCATCTTTATCTTAATGAAATGGAAAAGAGACAATTACTAAAAATTTATGATGAAAAACCTCACAAAAGTGGAAAAACTAAGAAATTTTTTGGACCAACCATTACAGGAATAATGGGTGTTTTTTTGTATAATTTAGAATTTCAAGAACAGGAAATAGAAACTAAGGATAATGAAAAAGAAATGGAAGACCAACTTAGAACAATATATCATAAATGGAAACATATCAAACCATTTACAGAAGAAATCAAAGAGTTTGCAGGTTTTTCAGAAGAACAAATTCTGAATGATCCTGAATCAGAAACATACTTCATTAGATACATGCATTTTTTCATAGGTTTAGCTAGTCAAGCAAGTAGATTACAAGAAGAAAGTATACAGGATAAGATGGTAATGTATGCTCTACATTTAGCAACTGGAGAACAAAAAGAACAATACATTAGTTTTGTAAAATTTATGGCAGACTATTCTGAAGGATACAAAAATTCCATAATAACAGGAGTAAAGAAAATTCGTTCTGATATGGATGATATTTTAGATGTTTTAAAATAAGAAAAATTTGTAAATTATAGAATTTAGTTAACTTTTGAGAGAAAATGAAATAAGCAAACGTATCCCAATCAAATCTAAAATAATGACTATGAAGATTTTTCTTGATTCAAAAGATTGGATAACTTTGGCACGAATAGTAAGTGGAAAGGAAACAGATTTTGAATTACAAAAAATATATGAAAAAATTAAAAAATTGTCTGATTCAGAAACAGCTATTTTTCCATTTTCAATGTTTCATCTTGATGATATAATGAAAAGAACTAACAAAGAATCTAGAGACAAAGTAATTGATGTTATGATTGATATTTCAAAAGGTTGGGTAATGAAACCATACATTCTTTTCTTTAAAAAGGAAGTTGAAAATGCAACAATAAATCGACTTGGAATTCCCTCCATTCACAAGATTTCATCTCAAATTTTTGGCAAGGGAATAGCATATACTGCAGGTAAGGTAATATCACATCACAAGGATCTCTTGTAATTATTCAAATCTTCAAATCTGGAAGAAAATCCTGCTCATGTTGCACAGGTTGGCTTGGCGATAATTCCTTTGAATACAAGTTCAGAGTGCTATCTATCGATGATGATCAGTGTCCTATTTTACAGAAAATAAGAATTCATTGTTTGGTTGAACCAAACGTATATCGTGAAATATTTTCTGGTTTTTTAATTTCTGCTTATTTCATTTCCTCTTCAGATATTTTGAGATTATTTCATCTGCCATATCTGATACATCCATATCATTTTTGATTGCAAGGCTGCGCAATTTTCTTGCATTACTCTTATTCAGCTCAAGTGTGATCTTTTGTTGTAGCATTCCTAACTTTGCTTTTTTGAGCAATTTTAGATGTGGTGACTTTGGACTTTTTGCAAGGAAATTGAGATATTTTTTTCGCAGTCTTTGATCAAGCAGAATTATCTTCTCTGCAATATTAACTGCCTTTGAAATGTTTGGGATTGTTTGGTATAGTTTTGTTGCATCATCCCGTGATAGTTCCTTTGGTACGTATTGTTTTAATCTTTCAGGAACTGCTGCAAATCCTAGATATTTTTTAAGGGTTTGCATAGATATTCCAAGCGATTGAGCTGCCTTGCCTTTCCCTACAGATTCTGCCAGAAACACACATGCTGCTGTCATGTCTTTCATATCCATCTTGTTTCTATGTAAATTCTCTATCATTGATGCTGCTTTTGCATTCTCCAGATCATATTTTGTATTTTGAGTGAGTAATAATACTGGTATCTTTTTTGCTCCCAATCTTTTCAATGCTGCAAATCTTCGTTGGCCTGACATTAGAAGATACGAATCTTTTGATTCTTTTTGCACCATCGGTGGATTCTGCAATCCTTCATTTTTAATAGACCTTGCAAGATCTGTTATTCCTTCACGGTCTAGTTTTCTTGCTTGTGCATCACGCCACACTTTAATCTGTTTTACTGGAATCACTCTTAATCTATAGGATATTGGTGGATTGTAACGCCTTGCCACATATTACACAAAAATATAATTTGTGTTAAAAGATATAGTTATTTACAATTGACAAGTAATCAAAATTTCAGTCTCTTTTCTAGTCACATACAATCAGTTCTTTCTATTCTAGTGCTATATGAGAGCGTTCACAACAAGATATGTATCTTCTAAATTCTTTTCACTAATGTATGCCAATTTACATGATACAAAAACCAATAAAAAAATTTGAACAATTAAGTATGTATATTTCAGAGATTCACATATTGAAAAGTGATATCACTTCAATGTTGAACTATTCCAATTATTTACATAATGGCATACATCCCAGGTATAATCTTGATGATATTTTATTCTTAGATTGCATTTGTTTATTATGAAACAATATGGACATATGGTTACAAGATCAAATTATTTTATACGTCTAATCTAAGCAGGTATTCTTCAGATCTAGATTTTATGTCCAAACATTGAGACTCAAACTATTTTAGCAGTATTGTCTTTTCTCGTTTCCTCTTCTAAAACTTGTTCCTTTATGGCATTCACATTCACAAGATTCATCCTCACAAAACCCTTTTTCATTTTTTGACATACTATGGATAACCAATTATAATATTTGAAATCATTATGGTTTAGAGCAATATTTTGTTTAGTTTTAATCAAATTTCTAAATATTTTTTTATATTTTTGATGTTTTTGAAGACTGATCATATATATCCTTAAGTCTGAACAAAACTTGGTATATTACTAGAGGGATTTGATTGGACAAAGAATGGCTGCGAGTAAAAAGTGGAAGAAGCAAGGGTTGTAAAGATTGTATTACTCATAGATGTATTCCAAGTAGTTGTAAATGTGAATGTCATAAATAATCTTGATTTATTTTAAAACCATGCCTATATCCATTAGATTTGTGTGTGTGAAGTTTGTTACAATATTTCCTTTTTGTTTTTGAAAGAATCTGCCCGAATCACTATTTTTAAGAAATTCTTTCATTATTTCTAAATCTATCTTTATGTTTTCTGTAATTGCTCCTGCAAATACTGAATTTCCATCTATGCCGTCTGTACCCATTGATGCAATAACCATTGGTTTTGATTTCCTAGTATTTTTTAACATCCTTAAAACTAATTCTTGATTTCTTCCACCCATTCCCTTGCCAATCACTTTGACTGTTGTCTCACCACCAAAAATTATACAAGTTTTTTTGCTTTCTGAAATTTTTTTAAGAATTTTTTTAACTGCTTCTTTTATATCTCCAAAGATCTGTATTGTGTCAACTGTGTATCCTATTTTCTCAGCTTTCTTCTTCATCGCTTCTAAACAATCAATATTGCTTGCAATGATAAAATTATCAATTTTTGATTTTTTTGGAGTTTCTACATTTTCTTCCTTTGCACCCTTTTCTAAAACTTGTAAAACTTCAATTGGTATTTTCCATTTTAGTTTATGTTTGTCTAAAATTTCCAGTGCGTTTGCGTATGTTGTATTATCTATGTATGTGGTACCTGACGCTATGGATGAAAGATCATCTCCTTCTACATCTGACATCACCAAACTAATCCCATGGCATTTCATATTTTCAACCAATTTTCCTCCTTTGATTTTTGATAAATGTTTTCTAATACAATTTAACTCTTGAATGTTTACTCCTGATTTCAATAAGACATTTGTCACGTGAATTTTGTCATCTAGTGTTATCTCATTTGGAATTGCAAGAAGCGATGATCCACCACCTGATACAAGAAATATGATTAATTCGTCACTTCGCTTATTTTGAACAAATTTCATCACCTCCTTTGCTGCTTTTACGCTTGTTTGATCTGGCTTGGGATGTCTTGAATTAAAAATCTGAAATTTCTTACCTTTGATAATTGACTTGGAACCCTTGGGGATTACTACTATGCCGCTTTTAATGGGAATTATGGCATTTAGTGCTCTAGTCATAGAGTCTCCTGCTTTTCCAAATGCTACTGAGTAGATATTGGAATATTTGGCAATATCAATTGTTTTACCATTTATTTTGATTTGAGTAGGTGTTACATATTTTGGAATTATATTTTCTGGATTTGCTGCTTGAAGACCTGCTTCCAAAATTTCAAGACAATCTTTTTTTTTATCTGTAGTTCCCAATTCATTAAAATTTTGAATAATCATTTTATTACTTAATAATACAAGTCAGTATAACAATTTTCTTACAATAATCATATATTGTAAATGCAAATTCCAAATGAAAAATATAATTTGATCTATTCATACTTTATTTTCTCGTTAACGGTTTTATGATAGTATTACCTTAGATAGTATCTGAAATATGAGGCCTAAAGAAATTGAACCACCAAGTGTTAATGAAATAATTAAAAATTCTGAATATTGGAATAAAAGACGACTACGTTACTGTGGAGATGACATCTATTTTGATCAGGAAATTAGAACAGGAATATGTTATCTCTGTAAAAGAGATGGCAGGGAACAAAAGTCAACAAAAACAGAACTTCATCATTTGAAATATGACCAATCAGACAAACTGGCTTGGACAATAGAGGTCTGCGGTAGCTGTCATTGGCAAATAGATCCAAAAAAGAGAAAAGCTATTGAGAAGAAGACTGGCAGGTACATTCCATATCGCTATGGTGAGTTTTACTTGAACGCAAAACAAAGAGCCGAGAAAGAAGAGCGAGAGAAAAGAGAGTGGTACAAAAAATATTGTATGAATCTAAATGGTGAATTCACTCCAATGAAACAATACATTCCCAACCAAGAATTTTACGATAAAGTGGTAGCAGCAATCAAAGCTGATTCACTTACTGCCAAATGGAAAAAAACAACTTTCAAAAAAGAATCCATGTCTGATGTCTCACGTAGATACTACTGATTTTTCAATCTGGTAGATACATAGAGGATTTTTTTTATTTTATTTATCTGCAAATACCCTAACCAACATCATTAATGCCGAAACACCGGATAACAAACCTCCTAGTAAAACCACTGAGAGTATTGAAATCACCATCCCGATAGCAATAACAATAACGCCAATAATGAAGACGACCAAGAATTTTTGAATTTCTTCCATTATTTTCCTTTTGTCTTTTTTCTAAGCGGATCCTTGGAACCCAAACTTTTTTCGTTTTCCCAATTTCCAACCAATCCTCCTATTGCTAAGGCATAAAGTTGAACCATCTTACTTTTGGTGATTAATTTATTCCAACTATACTGTTTACCATGAGTTAATTTTGAATTACGATAAAAAATGAATTTCTGTTTATCTCTTAGATACCAACCATGAGCTAATGAGTTTCTAAATGTAATGTCTATTGCATCCCAGTCAATTCTATTATTGACTCCGATGTATTCTTCAATTATTTTTTTTAGTTTACCAAGATTTTCATTGCCTTCTACAATTCCTTTTTTGCCATAGGATACATCCTTTAACAGATTGATCAAGCTAATTTCTAAGAACCAGTAACTTCTAAGAGTTGCAACAACAAGCAAATTAAACCACACTTCATACAACAAATCTTCTTCAAGCTCAGAATTCTTTTTCAGAAATGCTGCTCGTACTTTGGCATCTCTAACAATACCATCAATTTCATTGATGTGAAGGGCAGATTGATTAGCAAAATTAACCATTTTTTTGATTTTTTTCATCTCTTTGACTCTGTTTGGATTTATTTTCCCTTTGTTCTCTAATTGTTTCATCAAATCTTGAAAATATTTTAGCCAAACTACGCCTGCTTTGAGAGATATTGGATCTATCTCCATGGCCATGAATTAGTCACAAATTCATTGAATTTAACGGATTAGTTATACGGAACTTTAACACAACTCCTCTAGAAATTAATGAAAAATGTTCTAGATTGCTCTGATACTAATGATACTCGTGAAATCCATTACTTGCCGAATCTGAATATGAGGGAATTTTCATAATAACAAAAGATATTGTGAGAATTTTTTATAATACATTTTGTTACTATAACAAAATCCACGGCATAATGCAAGATATGATAACACATGATAAAAAATATGTTATTAGTGTCAATGTATGACTTTACACTGATAGAATATTCATGAAGAAGTTGTGAGAGCAAAGGATACAAAGACTCTGGTATCGTACAGAAAAGTTTGAAAAATGGTTGGGAGATAAAATAATACCATCAACCAATACAAAAGAAAACCTCTTCTAAGGTGTGGTGGTGGATCAATATTGATCCTCTAATAATATGAAGAGTCAGAGAATCTCAGATTAATCTTTAACTGCTTAAACTCATATCCACTCAATGTAAATTTGATCTTTTGGATCAGTATTACTTTTCATTCAGTTTTTAAATAAACCGTTAATTTCTGTATGTTAATATTATTTTAGAGATTCTATTTAAAATTGGATTAATTTATCATCCACTTCTTTATTGTGCTCTAAAATGTTTCCACATTTAAGTAACAAAATTACCACAGTTATTGCATTTACGAGGTTTATCAAAATTAGATAATCTTCTATTGCAAAATGGGCATTTTTTTGAATGAAAATAAGAGTCATCTGTTTCTGCTGTTTTGATTGTGGTTTTCGGTTGAACTTTGGATGTCCTTCTCTGATTTGAATAGTATTTTGTTTTAATTTTTCTAATTTTTATTATGGTATACACAACTATTGATAAAATTATTATGAAAATAATAAATACAGTATAGTTAGGTTGTACTGAGTTTGTCAATTCACTATTAACTATATTTTCTTGGCAGTTAGAAATACAAGGAAATGATTGGATAGATGAATCTGTTGGTAAATCATTGCTGATAGAAATTCCATCTATTCCATATAGATTCACAACAGAACGTATGTCATAGTCATGAATTTCACTTGATGTGGGAGAGTTGAATATCTTATTTGCAATATCTTGTAAAATTCTACTTGGTACACCAGAATACATTAGAGTTGCAAAGTCCATCGGTTCTAGCTCAAGGTGATCCCGCGTAATATCTAACAATAATTTATCTAAAATCTCCTCATTTAGATTAGCTGGGGAAAACATTATTGATGGTGGAATGAATTGGTTTGTCTTTGATGAAAATTCAAAGTCATTTGGATTCAAACTAGGATGACTTAAACGTAAAACATGTCCAATTTCATGTTTTATGACAGCTTCTACATCTGGAGCTATTTTGTTTTTATCTATAATTACATTTGATTTTGGATCTGAGTTTATTGAATTAGGGTTACTTACTATCTTTTTGACATCGATAAATGCTGATACATAGGATATGGTAATTGTCGTGGAGCCATCAGTATAATATTCTGTTACTCCTCTTTCATCTTCTTCAAAATAGTATGTTGTGGTAAAGTAAATGGGAACATCACATCCAAGATTTGCTCTGTTTTCATCTAATTCCCATGAATTAAC is a window from the Nitrosopumilus sp. genome containing:
- a CDS encoding ParB/RepB/Spo0J family partition protein, with the translated sequence MARRYNPPISYRLRVIPVKQIKVWRDAQARKLDREGITDLARSIKNEGLQNPPMVQKESKDSYLLMSGQRRFAALKRLGAKKIPVLLLTQNTKYDLENAKAASMIENLHRNKMDMKDMTAACVFLAESVGKGKAAQSLGISMQTLKKYLGFAAVPERLKQYVPKELSRDDATKLYQTIPNISKAVNIAEKIILLDQRLRKKYLNFLAKSPKSPHLKLLKKAKLGMLQQKITLELNKSNARKLRSLAIKNDMDVSDMADEIISKYLKRK
- a CDS encoding DUF4147 domain-containing protein produces the protein MIIQNFNELGTTDKKKDCLEILEAGLQAANPENIIPKYVTPTQIKINGKTIDIAKYSNIYSVAFGKAGDSMTRALNAIIPIKSGIVVIPKGSKSIIKGKKFQIFNSRHPKPDQTSVKAAKEVMKFVQNKRSDELIIFLVSGGGSSLLAIPNEITLDDKIHVTNVLLKSGVNIQELNCIRKHLSKIKGGKLVENMKCHGISLVMSDVEGDDLSSIASGTTYIDNTTYANALEILDKHKLKWKIPIEVLQVLEKGAKEENVETPKKSKIDNFIIASNIDCLEAMKKKAEKIGYTVDTIQIFGDIKEAVKKILKKISESKKTCIIFGGETTVKVIGKGMGGRNQELVLRMLKNTRKSKPMVIASMGTDGIDGNSVFAGAITENIKIDLEIMKEFLKNSDSGRFFQKQKGNIVTNFTHTNLMDIGMVLK